The Henckelia pumila isolate YLH828 unplaced genomic scaffold, ASM3356847v2 CTG_461:::fragment_3, whole genome shotgun sequence genome window below encodes:
- the LOC140871401 gene encoding potassium transporter 6-like — translation MVFLGVLRAFSMDPETGVYQNRVKKESWRTMLTLAYQSLGVVYGDLSISPLYVYKNTFAEDIEHSETNEEIFGVLSFVFWTLTLIPLLKYVFIVLRADDNGEGGTFALYSLLCRHANVNPLPSFQSADEDLSSYKKDLSCLAPSTFGERLRSSLEKRRLLQRILLVLSLLGACMVIGDGILTPAVSVFSAVSGLGLAMEREHHKYVEIPVACAVLIALFALQHYGTHKVGFLFAPVVVTWLLCISCIGIYNIFHWNPHVYQALSPHYMYMFLKKTQRGGWMSLGGILLCITGSEAMFADLGHFSQSSIKIAFTSFVYPSLVLAYMGQAAYLSKHHAIENDYRIGFYVSVPEKLRWPVLVIAILAAVVGSQAIITGTFSIIKQCSAFGCFPKVKIVHTSSKIHGQIYIPEVNWILMLLCLAVTLGFRDIKRLGNASGLAVITVMLVTTCLMSLVIVLCWHQSIVLAVCFILFFGTLEALYFCASLVKFLEGAWVPVAISLFFMIVMTVWHYGTLKKYEYDVQNKVSVDWLLALGPSLGIVRVKGIGIIYTELVSGIPAIFSHFVTNLPAFHQVLVFLCVKSMPIPHVKPEERFLVERIGPREYRMYRCIVRYGYRDAHKDDLQFENDLVCSIAEYIRTGKGNLNEAGNDSWKRNEKMVVVGTPSAHVDSIQLPEENGANPEKASTSELRETRSPPPAKPRKQVKFVVPGSPEMDKDAYEELRDLMEAREAGTAYIMGHSYVRTKQGSSLMKKMAINFGYEFLRRNSRATTYALSVPHASTLEVGMVYNI, via the exons ATGGTTTTCTTGGGGGTTCTGAGGGCATTTTCAATGGATCCTGAAACTGGGGTTTATCAGAATCGTGTAAag AAAGAATCTTGGAGAACAATGTTGACGCTGGCTTATCAGAGTTTAGGTGTTGTGTATGGGGATTTGAGTATCTCGCCATTGTATGTGTATAAGAATACATTTGCTGAAGATATTGAACATTCTGAGACCAATGAAGAAATCTTTGGGGTTCTGTCTTTTGTATTTTGGACACTAACTTTGATTCCACTGTTGAAATATGTGTTCATTGTGCTGAGAGCTGATGATAACGGTGAAGGAGGCACGTTTGCATTATATTCACTTCTATGCAGGCATGCCAATGTAAATCCATTGCCTAGTTTCCAGTCTGCGGATGAAGATTTGTCCAGTTACAAGAAGGATCTTTCATGCCTTGCACCTTCAACTTTTGGGGAAAGGCTTAGGTCTTCACTTGAAAAACGCAGACTTTTGCAAAGAATTTTGCTCGTGTTGTCTCTTCTCGGTGCTTGTATGGTGATCGGGGATGGCATTTTGACTCCGGCTGTTTCGG TTTTTTCTGCTGTTTCTGGTCTTGGACTTGCAATGGAAAGAGAGCACCACAAGT ATGTGGAAATCCCAGTTGCTTGTGCGGTACTAATTGCCTTGTTTGCACTTCAACATTATGGCACTCACAAGGTTGGATTCTTGTTTGCACCTGTGGTCGTAACATGGCTTTTGTGCATCAGCTGTATTGGTATTTACAATATTTTCCACTGGAATCCTCATGTTTATCAAGCTCTGTCACCGCACTATATGTACATGTTTCTGAAGAAAACCCAGAGAGGGGGTTGGATGTCGTTGGGAGGAATCCTACTTTGCATAACAG GTTCGGAAGCAATGTTTGCTGATCTCGGGCACTTTTCCCAGTCGTCAATCAAG ATAGCCTTCACGTCCTTTGTTTATCCATCACTAGTCCTTGCATACATGGGGCAAGCTGCTTATCTCTCTAAGCATCATGCAATCGAAAATGATTATCGTATTGGATTTTATGTTTCTGTACCTG AGAAACTAAGATGGCCAGTGCTGGTGATTGCTATACTTGCTGCGGTAGTTGGAAGCCAAGCCATTATTACAGGAACTTTTTCCATCATAAAGCAGTGCTCTGCCTTTGGGTGCTTCCCTAAAGTTAAAATAGTGCACACATCGTCAAAAATTCATGGCCAGATATACATTCCTGAGGTCAACTGGATCTTAATGCTCCTATGTTTAGCCGTCACTCTCGGTTTTAGAGACATCAAGAGATTAGGCAATGCTTCAG GTTTGGCAGTTATCACCGTCATGTTGGTCACAACGTGTTTGATGTCTCTCGTTATTGTGCTCTGCTGGCACCAAAGTATCGTTCTCGCAGTTTGCTTCATCTTGTTCTTCGGGACACTCGAGGCCTTGTATTTCTGTGCATCTCTTGTCAAGTTTCTTGAAGGGGCATGGGTACCGGTTGCCATTTCATTATTTTTCATGATAGTGATGACTGTCTGGCACTATGGTACGCTTAAAAAGTACGAGTATGATGTTCAAAATAAAGTATCTGTTGATTGGCTACTTGCGTTGGGCCCGAGTCTGGGCATCGTTCGGGTTAAAGGCATTGGCATAATATACACAGAACTCGTATCTGGAATACCAGCTATCTTCTCCCATTTTGTCACCAATCTTCCGGCTTTCCACCAGGTGCTAGTTTTTCTGTGTGTCAAATCCATGCCCATTCCCCATGTGAAGCCTGAAGAACGGTTTCTTGTGGAGCGTATTGGACCAAGAGAGTACCGTATGTATAGGTGCATTGTCCGATATGGCTATCGTGATGCTCATAAAGATGACTTGCAATTTGAGAACGATCTTGTGTGTTCTATAGCAGAGTACATACGAACTGGGAAGGGGAATCTGAATGAAGCAGGCAATGATTCTTggaagcgaaatgagaaaatggTTGTAGTTGGAACACCTTCCGCTCATGTAGACTCAATTCAGCTACCTGAGGAAAACGGGGCCAACCCCGAAAAAGCTAGCACATCAGAACTCAGGGAAACGCGATCCCCACCGCCTGCTAAGCCAAGGAAACAAGTCAAGTTTGTCGTCCCCGGAAGTCCAGAGATGGATAAAGACGCTTATGAAGAGCTTCGCGATTTGATGGAAGCGAGAGAAGCCGGTACAGCTTACATCATGGGACATTCGTACGTTAGGACGAAGCAAGGTTCAAGTTTGATGAAGAAGATGGCTATAAATTTTGGGTATGAATTCTTGAGGAGGAACAGTAGAGCAACTACGTATGCATTGAGTGTGCCTCATGCCTCAACCTTAGAAGTGGGAATGgtgtataatatataa